In one window of Brassica rapa cultivar Chiifu-401-42 chromosome A07, CAAS_Brap_v3.01, whole genome shotgun sequence DNA:
- the LOC103831992 gene encoding uncharacterized protein LOC103831992 isoform X1: MTKKQLDDVEAEKAEAMRRYNNQKRLRNIVRAAALSFFCYLWFPTLQAACDWFNRTGPVINLTNRALVFFFVNVLVGSIFLLSRDHGEEESGSVRTNEPDLYDQYTSFSAVTVAVTASDDDDSKKKIVPTFITEVHEEVVAEKQIVSAEEVVVVEAVTTENKAIRPATEFRRTESERKKENKSQVTKIRRTESANSAIDRLNSEEFRLKVEAFIMEKKRCLVQEENDVVGWLEDGSSGLELVGADSI; the protein is encoded by the coding sequence atgaCAAAGAAGCAGCTGGATGACGTggaggcggagaaagcggaagcGATGAGGAGATACAACAACCAGAAACGTCTCAGGAACATCGTACGAGCAGCCGCCCTATCTTTCTTCTGCTACTTGTGGTTTCCCACGCTACAAGCTGCCTGCGATTGGTTTAACCGAACCGGACCGGTTATTAATTTAACCAACCGCGCGCTCGTTTTCTTCTTCGTTAACGTACTCGTCGGTTCCATCTTCCTTCTATCTCGCGATCACGGCGAGGAAGAGAGTGGGAGTGTTAGGACCAACGAGCCAGATCTATACGATCAGTACACCTCCTTCTCCGCCGTAACCGTAGCCGTAACCGCCTCCGATGATGATGATTCGAAAAAGAAAATCGTTCCGACGTTTATCACGGAGGTCCACGAGGAGGTGGTTGCGGAGAAGCAAATCGTTTCGGCGGAGGAGGTGGTGGTTGTAGAGGCGGTTACAACGGAGAATAAGGCTATCCGGCCGGCGACGGAGTTTAGGAGGACTGAGTCggagaggaagaaggagaataagagtcAGGTGACGAAGATTCGGAGGACTGAGTCGGCGAACTCGGCGATCGATAGGTTGAACAGCGAGGAGTTTCGTTTGAAGGTGGAGGCGTTTAtaatggagaagaagagatgtCTTGTTCAGGAGGAAAACGACGTCGTTGGATGGCTAGAAGATGGTTCTTCTGGACTTGAGCTCGTTGGTGCTGACTCTATCTAA
- the LOC103831992 gene encoding uncharacterized protein LOC103831992 isoform X2 — MTKKQLDDVEAEKAEAMRRYNNQKRLRNIVRAAALSFFCYLWFPTLQAACDWFNRTGPVINLTNRALVFFFVNVLVGSIFLLSRDHGEEESGSVRTNEPDLYDQYTSFSAVTVAVTASDDDDSKKKIVPTFITEVHEEVVAEKQIVSAEEVVVVEAVTTENKAIRPATEFRRTESANSAIDRLNSEEFRLKVEAFIMEKKRCLVQEENDVVGWLEDGSSGLELVGADSI, encoded by the exons atgaCAAAGAAGCAGCTGGATGACGTggaggcggagaaagcggaagcGATGAGGAGATACAACAACCAGAAACGTCTCAGGAACATCGTACGAGCAGCCGCCCTATCTTTCTTCTGCTACTTGTGGTTTCCCACGCTACAAGCTGCCTGCGATTGGTTTAACCGAACCGGACCGGTTATTAATTTAACCAACCGCGCGCTCGTTTTCTTCTTCGTTAACGTACTCGTCGGTTCCATCTTCCTTCTATCTCGCGATCACGGCGAGGAAGAGAGTGGGAGTGTTAGGACCAACGAGCCAGATCTATACGATCAGTACACCTCCTTCTCCGCCGTAACCGTAGCCGTAACCGCCTCCGATGATGATGATTCGAAAAAGAAAATCGTTCCGACGTTTATCACGGAGGTCCACGAGGAGGTGGTTGCGGAGAAGCAAATCGTTTCGGCGGAGGAGGTGGTGGTTGTAGAGGCGGTTACAACGGAGAATAAGGCTATCCGGCCGGCGACGGAGT TTCGGAGGACTGAGTCGGCGAACTCGGCGATCGATAGGTTGAACAGCGAGGAGTTTCGTTTGAAGGTGGAGGCGTTTAtaatggagaagaagagatgtCTTGTTCAGGAGGAAAACGACGTCGTTGGATGGCTAGAAGATGGTTCTTCTGGACTTGAGCTCGTTGGTGCTGACTCTATCTAA
- the LOC103832275 gene encoding glycine-rich cell wall structural protein 1, protein MMNKPEMRPCLTCNWSPVLPTSLPNSDRVQRDLINERKRKRLESNRESARRSRMRKREHLVGLTTQLEQLRKEIRKATTEVDVTTQHYTKMEAKNSVMRAQVTELNHRLNSLNQIIAFPESYSSAAGGFGTVTGGTAAGGFGMETAPSAAGGFGMETAPSAAGEFGMATAPSAAGGFGMATAPSAAGGFGMATAPSAAGGFGMATTPSAAGGFGMATAPSAAGGFGMATAPSAAGVFGMATAPSAAGGFGMATAPSAAGGFGMENAPSAAAGGFEMETGYTAAGGFGMEAGQGGGGGFYDDGWSSGGGGEFFDGAMDPFDLGFYDEPPNMASGSTGVGDVLNRW, encoded by the coding sequence ATGATGAATAAACCGGAGATGAGACCGTGTCTGACCTGTAACTGGTCGCCGGTTCTACCGACCAGTTTACCAAACTCCGATCGCGTGCAACGTGATCTGATCAACGAGCGGAAGAGGAAGAGGCTGGAGTCCAACAGAGAGTCGGCGAGGAGGTCGAGGATGAGGAAGCGGGAGCATCTGGTGGGTCTAACGACTCAGCTCGAGCAGCTGCGCAAGGAAATCCGCAAGGCCACCACCGAGGTCGATGTCACGACGCAGCACTACACCAAGATGGAGGCGAAGAACTCCGTTATGAGAGCTCAGGTGACGGAGCTAAACCATCGCCTGAACTCCCTCAACCAGATCATCGCTTTTCCAGAGTCGTACTCCTCCGCCGCCGGAGGATTCGGGACGGTGACGGGGGGCACCGCCGCCGGAGGTTTTGGGATGGAGACTGCTCCCTCCGCTGCCGGAGGATTTGGGATGGAGACTGCTCCCTCCGCCGCCGGAGAATTTGGGATGGCGACTGCTCCCTCCGCCGCCGGAGGTTTTGGTATGGCGACTGCTCCCTCCGCTGCCGGAGGATTTGGAATGGCGACTGCTCCCTCCGCCGCCGGAGGTTTTGGGATGGCGACTACTCCCTCCGCTGCCGGAGGATTTGGGATGGCGACTGCTCCCTCCGCCGCCGGAGGATTTGGAATGGCGACTGCTCCCTCTGCCGCCGGAGTATTTGGAATGGCGACTGCTCCCTCCGCCGCCGGAGGATTTGGAATGGCGACTGCTCCCTCCGCCGCCGGAGGATTTGGGATGGAGAATGCTCCTTCCGCCGCCGCCGGAGGATTTGAGATGGAGACGGGCTACACCGCTGCCGGAGGATTTGGGATGGAGGCTGGTCAGGGAGGAGGAGGTGGATTTTACGACGATGGCTGGAGCAGCGGAGGAGGAGGTGAATTTTTCGACGGAGCGATGGACCCTTTCGATCTAGGGTTTTATGACGAACCACCAAACATGGCTTCTGGTTCGACTGGTGTTGGTGATGTTCTCAACCGTTGGTAA